From the genome of Anopheles moucheti chromosome 3, idAnoMoucSN_F20_07, whole genome shotgun sequence, one region includes:
- the LOC128304677 gene encoding uncharacterized protein LOC128304677 encodes MFASTILPVALFVVCLIKATTGSHVLSVTQFQTSTCADRQAPGIFCSDCNTVAVCVRIGTVWETFWVEACNPAEGLYCNEFEGGCSASVGSCNPGGEGNFECNTPGVFPDPFNCRLYHMCFMNGNNPVAISMDCGGAAFSPATGDCSLPLNDTVCMSPQFSCTAVGQMDAWPGNNNIYYICAAETVNDNRVLRPRLYRCPSNQMFQQGQCVQRDWSNMPPGTIVPYECERPGLFADPAHCQYYYSCSTELVATHLQCPDGTYFNANTVSCVLGVC; translated from the exons ATGTTTGCTTCGACGATACTGCCAGTGGCGCTGTTTGTAGTG TGTTTGATAAAAGCGACCACCGGAAGCCATGTACTGTCGGTGACACAATTCCAAACCTCAACCTGTGCCGATCGACAGGCACCCGGCATTTTTTGTTCCGATTGCAACACGGTGGCCGTTTGCGTGAGGATTGGTACCGTGTGGGAAACGTTCTGGGTCGAGGCATGCAATCCGGCCGAAGGTTTGTACTGTAACGAGTTCGAAGGCGGCTGTTCGGCGAGCGTCGGATCGTGCAATCCGGGCGGTGAGGGAAACTTCGAATGCAACACACCGGGCGTATTTCCGGATCCGTTCAACTGTCGGCTGTATCACATGTGCTTCATGAACGGCAACAACCCGGTAGCCATTAGTATGGACTGTGGTGGTGCCGCCTTTTCACCAGCGACCGGCGATTGTTCACTGCCGCTGAACGATACCGTGTGCATGTCGCCCCAGTTCAGCTGTACCGCCGTCGGTCAGATGGATGCGTGGCCGGGAAATAATAATATCTACTACATCTGCGCAGCGGAAACGGTGAATGATAATCGTGTGCTGCGCCCACGCCTGTACCGATGTCCCTCAAATCAAATGTTCCAACAGGGGCAGTGTGTGCAGCGCGATTGGTCCAACATGCCACCGGGTACGATTGTGCCGTACGAATGCGAACGGCCGGGATTATTTGCTGATCCGGCCCACTGTCAGTACTATTACAGCTGCAGCACGGAACTTGTCGCAACGCATTTACAATGCCCGGATGGTACTTACTTTAATGCGAACACCGTTTCCTGTGTGCTGGGTGTGTGCTAG
- the LOC128305228 gene encoding protein hu-li tai shao isoform X2: protein MVKWLKKGMATETETATIHTNGGLETVSEEEGTKPRPADIEADMREMERRKRVEAIMNSRLFREELERIVDGQMREGSSTILQQLSDIMGMPAARIGSVFKSSNCVVPINDIRGVESMSYEKGEKILRCKLAATFRLMDLFGWTQGIACQITARLNADQELFLVNPYGMLFHEITASSLNKVNMQGQIVEHGTTNFGINTSQFTLHSVIHAARPDIRCAIYVAYSAVTAVSALKQGLQPLTKHTALLGELAFHTYAGALNEPEEKDKLLRSLGPVSKVLLLSNHGALCCGETIEEAFYHVTHMVHACEAQLKLLPVGLENLILIPEETRKAIYDAARKPSGEGHEAAAAQTTDNKEGQLSKTPKWRVGGSEFEALMRMLDNAGFRTGYIFRNPLIKGDIPKPRNDIEVPPAVSSLGYLIEEEELFKQGIWRKGDPRKVGDRTRWLNSPNVYQKVEVLETGTPDPKKITKWVAEPSPTHSSTPVKIEHAHQFVPTNTNPREFKRIQQQIKDNRRADKISAGPQSHILEGVSWDEANRMKDANVSAAGDHVVLMGAASKGIIQRGYQHNATVYKAPYAKNPFDSVTDDELNEYKKTVEKKRHGDGTDTDFSESEALSSLQISGPAKGASLVSPPSQSEQEDTTAEHHVLRIETKQAPKPSQPEVVLSDGEQVQNGEQSDAHMSTFSHSSKEDISTDGSPKKDKKKKKGLRTPSFLKKRKDKKRVES from the exons ATGGTCAAGTGGTTGAAAAAGGG GATGGCAACCGAAACCGAGACGGCAACGATTCATACAAATGGTGGCCTGGAAACGGTATCCGAGGAGGAGGGCACCAAGCCGCGCCCGGCCGACATTGAGGCGGATATGCGAGAAATGGAACGCCGCAAGCGGGTGGAAGCGATCATGAATTCGCGCCTGTTCCGCGAGGAACTTGAACGAATCGTGGATGGGCAGATGCGCGAAGGATCGTCGACGATACTGCAGCAGCTGTCCGATATCATGGGCATGCCGGCCGCCCGTATCGGTAGCGTCTTCAAAAGCTCCAACTGTGTGGTACCGATCAACGACATCCGTGGCGTAGAGTCGATGAGCTACGAGAAGGGTGAAAAGATACTGCGCTGCAAGCTGGCCGCCACCTTCCGGCTGATGGATCTGTTCGGGTGGACGCAGGGTATCGCGTGCCAAATTACGGCCCGCCTGAATGCCGACCAGGAGCTGTTCCTCGTCAACCCGTACGGTATGCTGTTCCACGAGATTACCGCTTCCTCTCTGAACAAGGTGAACATGCAGGGACAGATCGTCGAACATGGTACAACCAACTTTGGCATCAACACTAGTC AGTTCACCCTCCACTCCGTAATCCATGCTGCCAGACCGGATATTCGTTGTGCAATATATGTGGCTTACAGTGCCGTAACCGCCGTATCGGCACTGAAGCAAGGATTACAGCCGCTCACGAAGCACACTGCCCTCCTGGGAGAACTAGCCTTCCACACGTATGCCGGAG CACTGAACGAACCGGAAGAGAAGGACAAATTGTTGCGCAGCCTCGGACCTGTCTCCaaggtgttgctgctgtccaACCATGGAGCATTGTGTTGCGGCGAAACTATCGAGGAAGCATTCTACCATGTTACACACATGGTACATGCCTGTGAAGCTCAACTAAAGCTGTTGCCGGTTGGGTTGGAGAACTTGATTTTAATTCCGGAGGAAACTCGCAAAGCTATCTACGATGCGGCTCGCAAACCATCCGGAGAAGGCCACGAGGCAGCTGCTGCTCAAACTACGGATAATAAAGAAGGACAACTTTCGAAA ACCCCGAAGTGGCGTGTTGGTGGTTCCGAGTTTGAGGCCCTTATGCGTATGCTCGATAATGCCGGCTTCCGTACCGGGTACATCTTCCGCAATCCGTTGATCAAGGGCGATATTCCAAAGCCACGCAACGACATCGAGGTACCACCAGCAGTGTCATCATTAGGCTATTTAATCGAAGAGGAGGAACTGTTCAAGCAGGG CATTTGGCGCAAGGGAGACCCGCGCAAGGTTGGCGATCGCACCCGTTGGTTGAATTCGCCGAACGTGTACCAGAAGGTGGAAGTGCTAGAAACCGGTACACCGGACCCGAAGAAGATTACCAAG TGGGTCGCGGAACCATCTCCAACGCATTCGTCAACTCCGGTTAAGATCGAGCATGCGCATCAGTTTGTTCCGACCAACACCAATCCGAGGGAATTCAAGAGAATTCAACAACAG ATTAAAGATAACCGCCGCGCAGATAAAATATCGGCTGGACCACAGTCACACATTCTCGAGGGTGTCTCGTGGGATGAGGCAAACCGGATGAAAGATGCAAACGTGTCCGCTGCTGGGGACCACGTCGTACTGATGGGTGCCGCCTCGAAGGGTATTATTCAGCGTGGCTATCAGCACAACGCCACGGTGTACAAGGCACCGTACGCAAAAAATCCATTCGATTCCGTAACAGACGACGAACTGAACGAATACAAAAAGACGGTCGAAAAGAAACGGCACGGTGATG GCACCGATACAGATTTCTCCGAATCGGAAGCACTTAGCTCATTGCAGATTAGTGGCCCTGCCAAGGGCGCATCGCTCGTCAGCCCGCCAAGTCAATCGGAACAGGAAGACACAACGGCAG AACATCACGTCCTAAGAATAGAAACTAAGCAAGCGCCCAAACCAAGCCAGCCAGAGGTAGTACTAAGCGACG GCGAGCAagtacaaaatggcgaacaatcCGATGCACATATGAGCACCTTCTCGCACAGCAGCAAAGAG GATATTTCTACCGATGGATCCCCTAAGAAGgacaagaaaaagaagaagggcTTAAGGACACCATCGTTCTTGAAAAAGCGAAAGGACAAGAAACGCGTCGAGTCCTAA
- the LOC128305228 gene encoding protein hu-li tai shao isoform X4 yields the protein MGVPLMATETETATIHTNGGLETVSEEEGTKPRPADIEADMREMERRKRVEAIMNSRLFREELERIVDGQMREGSSTILQQLSDIMGMPAARIGSVFKSSNCVVPINDIRGVESMSYEKGEKILRCKLAATFRLMDLFGWTQGIACQITARLNADQELFLVNPYGMLFHEITASSLNKVNMQGQIVEHGTTNFGINTSQFTLHSVIHAARPDIRCAIYVAYSAVTAVSALKQGLQPLTKHTALLGELAFHTYAGALNEPEEKDKLLRSLGPVSKVLLLSNHGALCCGETIEEAFYHVTHMVHACEAQLKLLPVGLENLILIPEETRKAIYDAARKPSGEGHEAAAAQTTDNKEGQLSKTPKWRVGGSEFEALMRMLDNAGFRTGYIFRNPLIKGDIPKPRNDIEVPPAVSSLGYLIEEEELFKQGIWRKGDPRKVGDRTRWLNSPNVYQKVEVLETGTPDPKKITKWVAEPSPTHSSTPVKIEHAHQFVPTNTNPREFKRIQQQIKDNRRADKISAGPQSHILEGVSWDEANRMKDANVSAAGDHVVLMGAASKGIIQRGYQHNATVYKAPYAKNPFDSVTDDELNEYKKTVEKKRHGDGTDTDFSESEALSSLQISGPAKGASLVSPPSQSEQEDTTAEHHVLRIETKQAPKPSQPEVVLSDGEQVQNGEQSDAHMSTFSHSSKELQDISTDGSPKKDKKKKKGLRTPSFLKKRKDKKRVES from the exons ATGGGCGTGCCGCT GATGGCAACCGAAACCGAGACGGCAACGATTCATACAAATGGTGGCCTGGAAACGGTATCCGAGGAGGAGGGCACCAAGCCGCGCCCGGCCGACATTGAGGCGGATATGCGAGAAATGGAACGCCGCAAGCGGGTGGAAGCGATCATGAATTCGCGCCTGTTCCGCGAGGAACTTGAACGAATCGTGGATGGGCAGATGCGCGAAGGATCGTCGACGATACTGCAGCAGCTGTCCGATATCATGGGCATGCCGGCCGCCCGTATCGGTAGCGTCTTCAAAAGCTCCAACTGTGTGGTACCGATCAACGACATCCGTGGCGTAGAGTCGATGAGCTACGAGAAGGGTGAAAAGATACTGCGCTGCAAGCTGGCCGCCACCTTCCGGCTGATGGATCTGTTCGGGTGGACGCAGGGTATCGCGTGCCAAATTACGGCCCGCCTGAATGCCGACCAGGAGCTGTTCCTCGTCAACCCGTACGGTATGCTGTTCCACGAGATTACCGCTTCCTCTCTGAACAAGGTGAACATGCAGGGACAGATCGTCGAACATGGTACAACCAACTTTGGCATCAACACTAGTC AGTTCACCCTCCACTCCGTAATCCATGCTGCCAGACCGGATATTCGTTGTGCAATATATGTGGCTTACAGTGCCGTAACCGCCGTATCGGCACTGAAGCAAGGATTACAGCCGCTCACGAAGCACACTGCCCTCCTGGGAGAACTAGCCTTCCACACGTATGCCGGAG CACTGAACGAACCGGAAGAGAAGGACAAATTGTTGCGCAGCCTCGGACCTGTCTCCaaggtgttgctgctgtccaACCATGGAGCATTGTGTTGCGGCGAAACTATCGAGGAAGCATTCTACCATGTTACACACATGGTACATGCCTGTGAAGCTCAACTAAAGCTGTTGCCGGTTGGGTTGGAGAACTTGATTTTAATTCCGGAGGAAACTCGCAAAGCTATCTACGATGCGGCTCGCAAACCATCCGGAGAAGGCCACGAGGCAGCTGCTGCTCAAACTACGGATAATAAAGAAGGACAACTTTCGAAA ACCCCGAAGTGGCGTGTTGGTGGTTCCGAGTTTGAGGCCCTTATGCGTATGCTCGATAATGCCGGCTTCCGTACCGGGTACATCTTCCGCAATCCGTTGATCAAGGGCGATATTCCAAAGCCACGCAACGACATCGAGGTACCACCAGCAGTGTCATCATTAGGCTATTTAATCGAAGAGGAGGAACTGTTCAAGCAGGG CATTTGGCGCAAGGGAGACCCGCGCAAGGTTGGCGATCGCACCCGTTGGTTGAATTCGCCGAACGTGTACCAGAAGGTGGAAGTGCTAGAAACCGGTACACCGGACCCGAAGAAGATTACCAAG TGGGTCGCGGAACCATCTCCAACGCATTCGTCAACTCCGGTTAAGATCGAGCATGCGCATCAGTTTGTTCCGACCAACACCAATCCGAGGGAATTCAAGAGAATTCAACAACAG ATTAAAGATAACCGCCGCGCAGATAAAATATCGGCTGGACCACAGTCACACATTCTCGAGGGTGTCTCGTGGGATGAGGCAAACCGGATGAAAGATGCAAACGTGTCCGCTGCTGGGGACCACGTCGTACTGATGGGTGCCGCCTCGAAGGGTATTATTCAGCGTGGCTATCAGCACAACGCCACGGTGTACAAGGCACCGTACGCAAAAAATCCATTCGATTCCGTAACAGACGACGAACTGAACGAATACAAAAAGACGGTCGAAAAGAAACGGCACGGTGATG GCACCGATACAGATTTCTCCGAATCGGAAGCACTTAGCTCATTGCAGATTAGTGGCCCTGCCAAGGGCGCATCGCTCGTCAGCCCGCCAAGTCAATCGGAACAGGAAGACACAACGGCAG AACATCACGTCCTAAGAATAGAAACTAAGCAAGCGCCCAAACCAAGCCAGCCAGAGGTAGTACTAAGCGACG GCGAGCAagtacaaaatggcgaacaatcCGATGCACATATGAGCACCTTCTCGCACAGCAGCAAAGAG TTGCAGGATATTTCTACCGATGGATCCCCTAAGAAGgacaagaaaaagaagaagggcTTAAGGACACCATCGTTCTTGAAAAAGCGAAAGGACAAGAAACGCGTCGAGTCCTAA
- the LOC128305228 gene encoding protein hu-li tai shao isoform X3, whose amino-acid sequence MATETETATIHTNGGLETVSEEEGTKPRPADIEADMREMERRKRVEAIMNSRLFREELERIVDGQMREGSSTILQQLSDIMGMPAARIGSVFKSSNCVVPINDIRGVESMSYEKGEKILRCKLAATFRLMDLFGWTQGIACQITARLNADQELFLVNPYGMLFHEITASSLNKVNMQGQIVEHGTTNFGINTSQFTLHSVIHAARPDIRCAIYVAYSAVTAVSALKQGLQPLTKHTALLGELAFHTYAGALNEPEEKDKLLRSLGPVSKVLLLSNHGALCCGETIEEAFYHVTHMVHACEAQLKLLPVGLENLILIPEETRKAIYDAARKPSGEGHEAAAAQTTDNKEGQLSKTPKWRVGGSEFEALMRMLDNAGFRTGYIFRNPLIKGDIPKPRNDIEVPPAVSSLGYLIEEEELFKQGIWRKGDPRKVGDRTRWLNSPNVYQKVEVLETGTPDPKKITKWVAEPSPTHSSTPVKIEHAHQFVPTNTNPREFKRIQQQIKDNRRADKISAGPQSHILEGVSWDEANRMKDANVSAAGDHVVLMGAASKGIIQRGYQHNATVYKAPYAKNPFDSVTDDELNEYKKTVEKKRHGDGTDTDFSESEALSSLQISGPAKGASLVSPPSQSEQEDTTAEHHVLRIETKQAPKPSQPEVVLSDGEQVQNGEQSDAHMSTFSHSSKELQDISTDGSPKKDKKKKKGLRTPSFLKKRKDKKRVES is encoded by the exons ATGGCAACCGAAACCGAGACGGCAACGATTCATACAAATGGTGGCCTGGAAACGGTATCCGAGGAGGAGGGCACCAAGCCGCGCCCGGCCGACATTGAGGCGGATATGCGAGAAATGGAACGCCGCAAGCGGGTGGAAGCGATCATGAATTCGCGCCTGTTCCGCGAGGAACTTGAACGAATCGTGGATGGGCAGATGCGCGAAGGATCGTCGACGATACTGCAGCAGCTGTCCGATATCATGGGCATGCCGGCCGCCCGTATCGGTAGCGTCTTCAAAAGCTCCAACTGTGTGGTACCGATCAACGACATCCGTGGCGTAGAGTCGATGAGCTACGAGAAGGGTGAAAAGATACTGCGCTGCAAGCTGGCCGCCACCTTCCGGCTGATGGATCTGTTCGGGTGGACGCAGGGTATCGCGTGCCAAATTACGGCCCGCCTGAATGCCGACCAGGAGCTGTTCCTCGTCAACCCGTACGGTATGCTGTTCCACGAGATTACCGCTTCCTCTCTGAACAAGGTGAACATGCAGGGACAGATCGTCGAACATGGTACAACCAACTTTGGCATCAACACTAGTC AGTTCACCCTCCACTCCGTAATCCATGCTGCCAGACCGGATATTCGTTGTGCAATATATGTGGCTTACAGTGCCGTAACCGCCGTATCGGCACTGAAGCAAGGATTACAGCCGCTCACGAAGCACACTGCCCTCCTGGGAGAACTAGCCTTCCACACGTATGCCGGAG CACTGAACGAACCGGAAGAGAAGGACAAATTGTTGCGCAGCCTCGGACCTGTCTCCaaggtgttgctgctgtccaACCATGGAGCATTGTGTTGCGGCGAAACTATCGAGGAAGCATTCTACCATGTTACACACATGGTACATGCCTGTGAAGCTCAACTAAAGCTGTTGCCGGTTGGGTTGGAGAACTTGATTTTAATTCCGGAGGAAACTCGCAAAGCTATCTACGATGCGGCTCGCAAACCATCCGGAGAAGGCCACGAGGCAGCTGCTGCTCAAACTACGGATAATAAAGAAGGACAACTTTCGAAA ACCCCGAAGTGGCGTGTTGGTGGTTCCGAGTTTGAGGCCCTTATGCGTATGCTCGATAATGCCGGCTTCCGTACCGGGTACATCTTCCGCAATCCGTTGATCAAGGGCGATATTCCAAAGCCACGCAACGACATCGAGGTACCACCAGCAGTGTCATCATTAGGCTATTTAATCGAAGAGGAGGAACTGTTCAAGCAGGG CATTTGGCGCAAGGGAGACCCGCGCAAGGTTGGCGATCGCACCCGTTGGTTGAATTCGCCGAACGTGTACCAGAAGGTGGAAGTGCTAGAAACCGGTACACCGGACCCGAAGAAGATTACCAAG TGGGTCGCGGAACCATCTCCAACGCATTCGTCAACTCCGGTTAAGATCGAGCATGCGCATCAGTTTGTTCCGACCAACACCAATCCGAGGGAATTCAAGAGAATTCAACAACAG ATTAAAGATAACCGCCGCGCAGATAAAATATCGGCTGGACCACAGTCACACATTCTCGAGGGTGTCTCGTGGGATGAGGCAAACCGGATGAAAGATGCAAACGTGTCCGCTGCTGGGGACCACGTCGTACTGATGGGTGCCGCCTCGAAGGGTATTATTCAGCGTGGCTATCAGCACAACGCCACGGTGTACAAGGCACCGTACGCAAAAAATCCATTCGATTCCGTAACAGACGACGAACTGAACGAATACAAAAAGACGGTCGAAAAGAAACGGCACGGTGATG GCACCGATACAGATTTCTCCGAATCGGAAGCACTTAGCTCATTGCAGATTAGTGGCCCTGCCAAGGGCGCATCGCTCGTCAGCCCGCCAAGTCAATCGGAACAGGAAGACACAACGGCAG AACATCACGTCCTAAGAATAGAAACTAAGCAAGCGCCCAAACCAAGCCAGCCAGAGGTAGTACTAAGCGACG GCGAGCAagtacaaaatggcgaacaatcCGATGCACATATGAGCACCTTCTCGCACAGCAGCAAAGAG TTGCAGGATATTTCTACCGATGGATCCCCTAAGAAGgacaagaaaaagaagaagggcTTAAGGACACCATCGTTCTTGAAAAAGCGAAAGGACAAGAAACGCGTCGAGTCCTAA
- the LOC128305228 gene encoding protein hu-li tai shao isoform X1 — translation MVKWLKKGMATETETATIHTNGGLETVSEEEGTKPRPADIEADMREMERRKRVEAIMNSRLFREELERIVDGQMREGSSTILQQLSDIMGMPAARIGSVFKSSNCVVPINDIRGVESMSYEKGEKILRCKLAATFRLMDLFGWTQGIACQITARLNADQELFLVNPYGMLFHEITASSLNKVNMQGQIVEHGTTNFGINTSQFTLHSVIHAARPDIRCAIYVAYSAVTAVSALKQGLQPLTKHTALLGELAFHTYAGALNEPEEKDKLLRSLGPVSKVLLLSNHGALCCGETIEEAFYHVTHMVHACEAQLKLLPVGLENLILIPEETRKAIYDAARKPSGEGHEAAAAQTTDNKEGQLSKTPKWRVGGSEFEALMRMLDNAGFRTGYIFRNPLIKGDIPKPRNDIEVPPAVSSLGYLIEEEELFKQGIWRKGDPRKVGDRTRWLNSPNVYQKVEVLETGTPDPKKITKWVAEPSPTHSSTPVKIEHAHQFVPTNTNPREFKRIQQQIKDNRRADKISAGPQSHILEGVSWDEANRMKDANVSAAGDHVVLMGAASKGIIQRGYQHNATVYKAPYAKNPFDSVTDDELNEYKKTVEKKRHGDGTDTDFSESEALSSLQISGPAKGASLVSPPSQSEQEDTTAEHHVLRIETKQAPKPSQPEVVLSDGEQVQNGEQSDAHMSTFSHSSKELQDISTDGSPKKDKKKKKGLRTPSFLKKRKDKKRVES, via the exons ATGGTCAAGTGGTTGAAAAAGGG GATGGCAACCGAAACCGAGACGGCAACGATTCATACAAATGGTGGCCTGGAAACGGTATCCGAGGAGGAGGGCACCAAGCCGCGCCCGGCCGACATTGAGGCGGATATGCGAGAAATGGAACGCCGCAAGCGGGTGGAAGCGATCATGAATTCGCGCCTGTTCCGCGAGGAACTTGAACGAATCGTGGATGGGCAGATGCGCGAAGGATCGTCGACGATACTGCAGCAGCTGTCCGATATCATGGGCATGCCGGCCGCCCGTATCGGTAGCGTCTTCAAAAGCTCCAACTGTGTGGTACCGATCAACGACATCCGTGGCGTAGAGTCGATGAGCTACGAGAAGGGTGAAAAGATACTGCGCTGCAAGCTGGCCGCCACCTTCCGGCTGATGGATCTGTTCGGGTGGACGCAGGGTATCGCGTGCCAAATTACGGCCCGCCTGAATGCCGACCAGGAGCTGTTCCTCGTCAACCCGTACGGTATGCTGTTCCACGAGATTACCGCTTCCTCTCTGAACAAGGTGAACATGCAGGGACAGATCGTCGAACATGGTACAACCAACTTTGGCATCAACACTAGTC AGTTCACCCTCCACTCCGTAATCCATGCTGCCAGACCGGATATTCGTTGTGCAATATATGTGGCTTACAGTGCCGTAACCGCCGTATCGGCACTGAAGCAAGGATTACAGCCGCTCACGAAGCACACTGCCCTCCTGGGAGAACTAGCCTTCCACACGTATGCCGGAG CACTGAACGAACCGGAAGAGAAGGACAAATTGTTGCGCAGCCTCGGACCTGTCTCCaaggtgttgctgctgtccaACCATGGAGCATTGTGTTGCGGCGAAACTATCGAGGAAGCATTCTACCATGTTACACACATGGTACATGCCTGTGAAGCTCAACTAAAGCTGTTGCCGGTTGGGTTGGAGAACTTGATTTTAATTCCGGAGGAAACTCGCAAAGCTATCTACGATGCGGCTCGCAAACCATCCGGAGAAGGCCACGAGGCAGCTGCTGCTCAAACTACGGATAATAAAGAAGGACAACTTTCGAAA ACCCCGAAGTGGCGTGTTGGTGGTTCCGAGTTTGAGGCCCTTATGCGTATGCTCGATAATGCCGGCTTCCGTACCGGGTACATCTTCCGCAATCCGTTGATCAAGGGCGATATTCCAAAGCCACGCAACGACATCGAGGTACCACCAGCAGTGTCATCATTAGGCTATTTAATCGAAGAGGAGGAACTGTTCAAGCAGGG CATTTGGCGCAAGGGAGACCCGCGCAAGGTTGGCGATCGCACCCGTTGGTTGAATTCGCCGAACGTGTACCAGAAGGTGGAAGTGCTAGAAACCGGTACACCGGACCCGAAGAAGATTACCAAG TGGGTCGCGGAACCATCTCCAACGCATTCGTCAACTCCGGTTAAGATCGAGCATGCGCATCAGTTTGTTCCGACCAACACCAATCCGAGGGAATTCAAGAGAATTCAACAACAG ATTAAAGATAACCGCCGCGCAGATAAAATATCGGCTGGACCACAGTCACACATTCTCGAGGGTGTCTCGTGGGATGAGGCAAACCGGATGAAAGATGCAAACGTGTCCGCTGCTGGGGACCACGTCGTACTGATGGGTGCCGCCTCGAAGGGTATTATTCAGCGTGGCTATCAGCACAACGCCACGGTGTACAAGGCACCGTACGCAAAAAATCCATTCGATTCCGTAACAGACGACGAACTGAACGAATACAAAAAGACGGTCGAAAAGAAACGGCACGGTGATG GCACCGATACAGATTTCTCCGAATCGGAAGCACTTAGCTCATTGCAGATTAGTGGCCCTGCCAAGGGCGCATCGCTCGTCAGCCCGCCAAGTCAATCGGAACAGGAAGACACAACGGCAG AACATCACGTCCTAAGAATAGAAACTAAGCAAGCGCCCAAACCAAGCCAGCCAGAGGTAGTACTAAGCGACG GCGAGCAagtacaaaatggcgaacaatcCGATGCACATATGAGCACCTTCTCGCACAGCAGCAAAGAG TTGCAGGATATTTCTACCGATGGATCCCCTAAGAAGgacaagaaaaagaagaagggcTTAAGGACACCATCGTTCTTGAAAAAGCGAAAGGACAAGAAACGCGTCGAGTCCTAA
- the LOC128305229 gene encoding uncharacterized protein LOC128305229, which yields MVNVQHFHCVSERDDASKLSHELTVPIWRLSHRGIEWKLFRSCSLPNESYDEDVRCIVGNLYGYRATDCNNNARGLKYRSLFSLLGNEWPIAYNSVCNSITGGVVAPLGLIKAMCKLFYKMEEDLHDLSHSFRNIVDAVGEKNTLKMNDSSDDDAVDDLTQLN from the coding sequence ATGGTCAACGTGCAACATTTCCATTGCGTCAGTGAAAGGGATGATGCGTCCAAGCTTTCCCATGAGCTGACTGTACCAATTTGGCGCTTGTCTCACCGTGGCATTGAGTGGAAGCTGTTCAGATCCTGTAGCTTGCCAAACGAATCCTACGATGAAGATGTTCGTTGCATCGTTGGGAACTTGTACGGTTATCGTGCTACAGACTGTAACAACAACGCCAGAGGATTGAAATACCGTTCTCTGTTCTCTCTGCTGGGTAATGAATGGCCAATCGCTTACAATAGTGTTTGCAATTCGATTACTGGCGGTGTAGTTGCACCCTTGGGTTTGATAAAAGCTATGTGCAAATTGTTCTACAAAATGGAGGAAGACCTGCACGATTTATCGCATTCCTTTAGAAATATCGTCGACGCtgtgggagaaaaaaataccttAAAGATGAACGATTCATCAGATGATGATGCAGTGGATGATTTAACTCAGTTGAATTGA